The following coding sequences are from one Mycolicibacterium aichiense window:
- a CDS encoding methyltransferase family protein, whose protein sequence is MNAVLRVAALGLGQLVAIGLLLFVSAGTLDYWQAWVFLAVFAVTAWVPSIYLQITNPVVLQRRMKSGPVAEGRTVQKMVMLGLYGSLVAICVVGGLDHRFGWSAVPAALCVIGSALAGAGLVVTVLVAIQNTYASTTVQVEAGQHVVSTGLYGLVRHPMYTGNVLILVGLPLAVGSFWALAFVMPGIAALATRIHDEEKLLGDELDGYREYTQKVRSRLIPYMW, encoded by the coding sequence GTGAACGCCGTTCTCAGAGTGGCCGCACTCGGCCTCGGTCAGCTCGTCGCGATCGGACTGTTGCTGTTCGTGTCCGCAGGCACCCTCGACTACTGGCAGGCGTGGGTGTTCTTGGCGGTTTTCGCAGTGACCGCCTGGGTGCCCAGCATCTACCTGCAGATAACGAACCCTGTTGTCCTACAACGTAGGATGAAGAGCGGCCCGGTCGCCGAGGGCCGAACCGTGCAGAAGATGGTGATGCTCGGCCTCTACGGCTCGCTGGTGGCGATCTGCGTGGTCGGTGGTCTGGACCATCGCTTCGGCTGGTCTGCGGTGCCGGCCGCGCTGTGCGTCATCGGTAGCGCACTGGCCGGCGCGGGGTTGGTCGTCACGGTGCTGGTCGCCATCCAGAACACGTACGCGTCCACAACCGTCCAGGTGGAGGCAGGCCAGCACGTGGTCAGCACCGGCCTCTACGGACTGGTGCGACACCCGATGTACACCGGCAACGTCCTGATTCTCGTCGGCCTGCCGTTGGCTGTCGGCTCCTTCTGGGCGCTGGCCTTCGTCATGCCGGGAATTGCCGCACTCGCCACCCGCATCCACGACGAGGAGAAGTTGCTCGGTGACGAGTTGGACGGATATCGCGAGTACACCCAGAAGGTCCGGTCCCGACTGATTCCCTACATGTGGTGA